In Candidatus Neomarinimicrobiota bacterium, one genomic interval encodes:
- the queG gene encoding tRNA epoxyqueuosine(34) reductase QueG, which produces MSHPLVSDPAAAAPDLKQFIRQAALRLGFQKVGFAKAGALGQQGQDLQDWLRQGRHGAMDWMARRQAERSDPCVYFPPVQTVVALAMNYHTPAPQQPDGSPRWSRYAWGDDYHRLLKKRLRALLRELTVVHPDVNGIASVDTSPVMEKVWAQRAGLGWQGKHTNLITRDYGSWVFLGELLLDIALEPDPPFEEDLCGSCTACLEACPTQALTAAYQLDATRCISYLTIEHPEGVDPDDGARLDGWLYGCDVCQDVCPWNVRFAQPSPEQAFQPREFISTYSWSDWAGLSFGTWDRLLRGSAARRPGYQGLKRIAAAGGALNGLPAKQLTNRNGGV; this is translated from the coding sequence ATGTCTCACCCCCTGGTATCGGACCCCGCTGCCGCCGCTCCCGATCTGAAGCAGTTCATTCGCCAGGCCGCGCTCCGGCTGGGCTTCCAGAAGGTGGGCTTCGCGAAAGCGGGCGCGCTTGGGCAGCAGGGCCAGGATCTGCAGGACTGGCTTCGGCAAGGGCGCCACGGCGCCATGGACTGGATGGCCCGCAGGCAGGCTGAGCGCAGCGATCCCTGCGTCTACTTTCCCCCGGTTCAGACCGTTGTGGCGCTGGCTATGAACTATCATACCCCTGCGCCGCAGCAACCGGACGGTTCACCCCGCTGGTCCCGGTACGCCTGGGGTGACGACTACCATCGCCTGTTGAAAAAGCGGCTGAGGGCGTTGCTCCGGGAACTCACAGTGGTTCATCCCGATGTGAACGGCATCGCCAGCGTGGATACCTCGCCCGTCATGGAAAAAGTGTGGGCGCAGCGGGCGGGGCTGGGTTGGCAGGGAAAGCACACCAACCTCATCACCAGGGACTACGGCTCGTGGGTGTTTCTGGGAGAGCTTTTGCTGGACATTGCGCTGGAGCCCGACCCGCCCTTCGAGGAAGACCTGTGCGGCAGCTGCACCGCCTGTCTGGAAGCCTGCCCGACCCAGGCCCTTACCGCCGCCTACCAGCTGGACGCCACCCGGTGTATTTCCTACCTGACGATCGAGCACCCCGAGGGCGTGGATCCGGATGACGGGGCCCGGCTGGACGGGTGGCTGTACGGTTGTGACGTTTGCCAGGATGTGTGTCCCTGGAATGTCCGCTTTGCCCAGCCGTCACCGGAACAAGCCTTCCAGCCCCGGGAATTCATCAGCACCTACAGCTGGTCCGATTGGGCCGGGTTGAGTTTTGGGACGTGGGACCGCCTGCTGCGGGGCAGCGCGGCGCGGCGACCGGGCTATCAGGGGCTAAAGCGGATTGCGGCAGCAGGCGGGGCGCTGAACGGGCTCCCGGCAAAGCAGTTGACAAATCGAAACGGGGGCGTCTAA